In Pectinophora gossypiella chromosome 5, ilPecGoss1.1, whole genome shotgun sequence, a genomic segment contains:
- the LOC126366784 gene encoding endocuticle structural glycoprotein ABD-4-like: MISPTLIVLFAVFSSISAQAQKSSEPIPIVRFDSEGPNVDGTYKWLYETGNEINAEESGYVKNFGKGEGEEVQVAEGKFSFKTPEGTLISLTYIADENGFQPQGDHLPTPPPIPPAIQKALDYLKTLPPSATGAASNVQPQYQPSPFNKPRGRF, translated from the exons ATG ATTTCACCGACATTAATAGTGCTGTTCGCAGTATTTAGCTCTATTTCGGCGCAAGCGCAAAAATCATCAGAACCTATACCTATTGTGCGGTTCGATTCTGAAGGACCAAATGTTGACGGAACCTATAAGTGGCT TTACGAGACCGGGAACGAGATCAACGCTGAAGAGTCAGGGTATGTGAAGAACTTCGGCAAGGGAGAGGGCGAGGAGGTGCAGGTGGCGGAGGGCAAGTTCAGCTTCAAGACGCCAGAGGGCACTCTCATTTCCCTCACATACATCGCCGATGAGAACGGCTTCCAACCACAG GGTGACCATCTGCCGACGCCGCCGCCCATCCCACCAGCAATCCAGAAGGCTCTAGATTACTTGAAGACACTGCCCCCCTCAGCTACAGGCGCTGCTTCAAACGTGCAGCCTCAGTACCAACCTTCACCATTTAATAAGCCTAGAGGTAGATTTTAG